Proteins encoded within one genomic window of Sulfurovum sp. XGS-02:
- a CDS encoding rhodanese-like domain-containing protein, whose product MKKIVVFLIAGMSILFGSTNFPIVTHEEVLELQKQNNTLLIDARPPKLYKLGTIMGAMNINMRDMKVYENKLGLLPNDKSAKIVSFCNGPKCKLSHKLAKSLKIAGYTNVVIYQGGYPEWRKKKLEAMGMLRECKNQSGEYQPSQENKIDINGITLYKGAETGMVDQRWFAKKLNTNSKPEGITLVDVRSEKDFNAGHYEGAINIPYNVDKGTLDATKLPKSKAIVIYCHTGMMSVGAWQSLQKNKVYMSNIFYLDANFDCTKGKCSVEPNEDL is encoded by the coding sequence ATGTCAATATTGTTCGGAAGTACTAACTTTCCAATAGTTACACACGAAGAAGTTTTAGAACTTCAGAAACAAAACAATACATTGCTGATAGATGCCAGACCTCCAAAACTTTACAAGCTGGGTACTATAATGGGTGCCATGAATATAAACATGAGAGATATGAAAGTTTACGAAAATAAACTTGGGCTTCTTCCAAATGACAAATCTGCAAAGATAGTCTCTTTTTGTAACGGTCCAAAATGCAAGCTCTCACACAAGCTGGCCAAAAGTCTGAAAATAGCAGGTTATACTAATGTAGTCATATACCAGGGTGGATATCCGGAGTGGAGAAAGAAGAAATTAGAAGCCATGGGTATGCTAAGAGAGTGTAAAAATCAATCCGGGGAGTATCAACCATCACAGGAGAACAAAATAGATATTAACGGTATAACACTCTATAAAGGCGCTGAGACAGGTATGGTCGATCAGAGATGGTTTGCGAAGAAACTCAATACAAATAGTAAACCTGAAGGTATTACCTTGGTAGATGTAAGATCTGAAAAGGACTTTAATGCAGGCCACTATGAAGGGGCTATCAATATTCCTTACAATGTAGACAAAGGCACACTGGATGCAACGAAACTTCCGAAATCAAAAGCGATCGTGATCTATTGCCATACCGGAATGATGTCGGTTGGAGCTTGGCAGTCACTGCAAAAGAATAAAGTTTATATGTCAAATATTTTCTATTTGGATGCAAATTTTGACTGTACAAAAGGCAAGTGTTCCGTAGAACCGAACGAGGATCTATAA
- a CDS encoding ArsS family sensor histidine kinase, whose protein sequence is MNRHAILLRIVLFFFLALVATTALFKVMYQYEFTNEKERLKVHYHHVAMSIMRWKIGKNSYEELIEVLKRDNMYVVDDNVLYDEIQKLEKFDTVSCAQGDFHLYEKGLYRYVVVPPQVGNILLKDMDTQSINVNYVWWLYFAFIAIMLLLFFSIAISLIPLKHLQKQIRSFGEGNIDIDFSSTRNDEIAEVSNEFNKSAKKIRYLLKARMIFLRNITHECKTPITRGKLALEFIEESKSKDILNEVFIRLELLLKEFVQIEKITASEHKLEKKPYSLTNILDQATDMLFLEPNSIKNNFSERKLEVNFELFTIVFKNLIDNGLKYAKENDFYIECNANGIGFYSLGAKIDEKLEYYIQPFTKGEVKSSESFGLGLYIVYEILKEHGYTLSYRYENGYNCFMIGL, encoded by the coding sequence ATGAATAGACATGCAATATTATTACGAATTGTGTTATTTTTCTTTTTAGCTTTAGTGGCTACTACTGCTCTTTTTAAAGTGATGTACCAATATGAATTTACAAATGAAAAAGAGAGACTCAAAGTACACTATCATCATGTAGCTATGTCTATTATGAGATGGAAAATTGGTAAAAATAGTTATGAAGAACTCATTGAAGTGCTAAAAAGAGACAATATGTATGTGGTTGATGATAATGTGCTCTATGATGAGATTCAAAAACTTGAAAAATTTGATACTGTCTCCTGTGCGCAGGGAGACTTTCATCTATATGAAAAAGGTTTATACAGATATGTCGTAGTTCCACCTCAAGTTGGAAATATATTATTAAAAGACATGGATACACAGTCTATAAATGTTAACTATGTTTGGTGGTTATATTTTGCTTTTATTGCAATTATGTTACTTCTCTTTTTCTCTATCGCAATTAGTCTTATACCATTGAAACATCTACAAAAACAAATACGCAGTTTTGGAGAGGGGAATATAGATATAGATTTCTCGTCAACCCGTAATGATGAAATTGCTGAAGTATCAAATGAATTTAATAAGTCTGCTAAAAAAATAAGGTATCTTTTAAAAGCAAGAATGATTTTTTTGAGGAACATTACACATGAATGTAAAACACCTATCACAAGAGGAAAACTGGCACTGGAATTTATAGAGGAGTCCAAATCTAAGGATATCTTGAATGAAGTGTTTATACGGCTTGAGTTACTATTAAAAGAATTTGTTCAGATTGAAAAAATTACAGCGAGTGAACATAAACTGGAAAAAAAGCCTTATTCGCTTACGAACATTTTAGATCAAGCTACCGATATGCTGTTTTTAGAACCTAATTCTATTAAAAATAATTTTTCTGAAAGAAAATTAGAAGTCAATTTTGAACTCTTTACAATCGTATTTAAAAACCTGATTGACAATGGTCTTAAATATGCAAAAGAGAATGATTTTTACATTGAATGCAATGCGAATGGAATCGGTTTTTATTCACTTGGTGCCAAAATAGATGAAAAGCTAGAATATTACATTCAACCCTTTACAAAAGGTGAAGTTAAATCCTCGGAGAGTTTTGGCTTGGGATTATATATCGTCTATGAAATACTTAAAGAGCATGGTTACACCCTTTCATACAGATATGAAAATGGGTATAACTGTTTTATGATAGGCCTATAA
- a CDS encoding response regulator transcription factor, with translation MREKTDILIVEDDIDLSDLIADYLISSDYTVDILHDPLKVLMRLEDKSYKLILLDLSLPKMDGLILCERIRKKYSIPIIIMSARDNVSDKVLGLEKGADDYLPKPFDTRELIARIQVQLRRVENTLHTDDIFEDKEFKCDKQTMKIYFKGDALDLTVAEFGVLKLFLQKRGIVFSREDILDYVDGMNWSSGDRSIDVIISRLRAKLNDDPRKPKYFESVRGIGYRMILR, from the coding sequence ATGAGAGAAAAGACAGACATATTGATAGTAGAGGATGATATAGATTTATCAGACCTTATCGCTGACTATCTAATCAGCAGTGACTATACGGTTGATATTTTACATGATCCGTTAAAAGTATTAATGAGGCTTGAAGATAAATCCTATAAACTGATATTACTTGATCTATCATTACCAAAGATGGATGGGTTGATTCTTTGCGAACGTATCCGAAAAAAATACTCTATTCCTATTATCATTATGTCTGCTCGTGACAATGTCAGTGATAAAGTACTAGGATTGGAGAAAGGTGCAGATGACTACTTACCAAAACCATTTGACACCCGTGAATTGATCGCAAGAATACAAGTGCAACTCAGAAGAGTTGAGAATACACTTCATACAGATGATATTTTTGAAGATAAAGAGTTTAAATGTGACAAACAAACTATGAAGATTTATTTTAAAGGTGATGCATTAGATTTAACTGTAGCGGAGTTTGGTGTATTAAAGCTTTTTTTACAAAAGAGAGGTATTGTATTTTCTCGTGAAGATATTTTAGATTATGTTGATGGGATGAACTGGAGCAGCGGAGATAGAAGTATAGATGTTATTATAAGCCGACTACGCGCAAAACTAAATGACGATCCAAGAAAACCAAAATACTTTGAGTCCGTACGGGGTATTGGATATAGAATGATACTACGATGA
- a CDS encoding pyridoxine 5'-phosphate synthase: MLLGVNIDHIAVLREARKVADPDPLDALSICKRAGADQITIHLREDRRHMQDMDAKNIIELSALPVNLECAISPEMIDIACELKPHRVTLVPEKREEVTTEGGLAVTGEQPKLKEAIRRLHKEEIEISLFIDPTLDAVNASLELGVEWIEFHTGKYANIYAMLYTNLSKTHHSIPELELPRKVLKKMLKDELCNLRLLSCDAMELGLRVAAGHGLNMQNVKEIAEIETIEELNIGQSIIARSVYTGLEQAIIDMKSMLIR, encoded by the coding sequence ATGTTATTGGGCGTAAACATTGACCATATTGCAGTACTAAGAGAAGCACGAAAAGTAGCAGATCCTGATCCGCTTGATGCACTAAGCATCTGTAAACGTGCTGGAGCAGACCAGATCACGATCCATCTTCGTGAAGACCGGCGCCATATGCAAGATATGGATGCCAAAAATATTATAGAGCTTTCTGCACTGCCTGTAAACCTCGAATGTGCCATCTCTCCTGAAATGATAGATATCGCCTGTGAGCTAAAACCGCATCGTGTCACGCTTGTGCCTGAAAAGAGAGAAGAGGTCACTACAGAAGGCGGTCTTGCAGTCACAGGAGAACAACCCAAACTCAAAGAGGCTATCCGAAGACTGCACAAAGAAGAGATAGAGATCTCACTTTTCATAGACCCTACCCTGGATGCGGTCAATGCATCGCTTGAGCTAGGTGTCGAGTGGATAGAGTTTCATACGGGGAAATATGCCAACATCTATGCGATGCTCTATACAAACCTCTCGAAAACGCACCACAGCATCCCTGAACTTGAACTCCCGCGAAAAGTACTCAAAAAGATGCTTAAAGATGAACTCTGCAACTTGCGTCTGCTCTCCTGTGATGCTATGGAGCTGGGATTGCGTGTGGCAGCAGGACATGGCCTTAATATGCAAAATGTCAAAGAGATCGCCGAGATAGAAACCATAGAAGAGCTCAACATCGGACAAAGCATTATCGCCCGTTCTGTCTATACCGGGCTTGAACAGGCTATCATAGATATGAAATCTATGTTGATAAGATAA
- the pdxA gene encoding 4-hydroxythreonine-4-phosphate dehydrogenase, protein MSRKKVAISVGDLNGIGIQLAIENHEIISQEIEAVYCIDRNMLEQAAQKLNLRIPDDFQTMEGIAKHFEIEAGTVSKESGAYAYASFAKAVELARYKEVDAITTLPIHKKAWELAGVAYKGHTDALRDLFDADAIMMLGSPKMYVALFTEHIPLKEVAGSINEKALTRFLLDFYRTAKPNTQVAVLGLNPHAGDDGVLGTEERIIQKAIDNAHREIGTKIFSAPLVPDVAFTPRVRANYTHYIAMYHDQGLAPLKALYFDEGINVSLNLPILRTSVDHGTAFDIAYKGLRLNALSYINAIKYIKGRDEKSAYHNDQ, encoded by the coding sequence ATGTCAAGAAAAAAAGTAGCCATATCTGTGGGTGACCTCAACGGCATAGGTATACAGCTGGCCATTGAGAATCATGAGATCATTTCTCAAGAGATAGAGGCTGTTTACTGCATAGACAGAAATATGCTGGAACAGGCAGCCCAAAAGTTGAACCTACGCATACCTGATGATTTCCAAACGATGGAAGGTATTGCAAAACACTTTGAGATAGAGGCAGGAACCGTCAGCAAAGAGAGCGGTGCCTATGCCTACGCATCATTTGCCAAGGCGGTTGAGCTTGCACGCTACAAAGAGGTCGATGCCATCACTACTTTGCCCATCCACAAAAAAGCCTGGGAGTTGGCAGGTGTAGCCTATAAAGGCCATACCGATGCCTTGCGAGATCTTTTTGATGCAGATGCCATTATGATGTTGGGATCACCCAAGATGTATGTCGCTCTTTTCACTGAACATATACCACTGAAAGAAGTGGCTGGGAGTATCAACGAAAAAGCATTAACAAGGTTTCTACTGGACTTTTACCGGACAGCCAAACCCAATACACAGGTAGCTGTTCTGGGTTTGAATCCTCATGCAGGGGATGACGGGGTACTGGGCACTGAAGAGCGTATCATACAAAAAGCGATAGACAACGCCCACAGAGAAATAGGCACCAAAATATTCAGCGCACCACTTGTACCGGATGTCGCATTTACACCAAGGGTACGTGCAAACTATACACACTACATTGCCATGTACCATGACCAGGGCTTAGCCCCTCTCAAAGCATTGTATTTTGATGAAGGGATCAATGTCTCTCTCAACCTGCCGATCCTAAGAACCTCTGTGGATCACGGGACCGCTTTTGATATAGCGTATAAAGGTTTGAGACTCAATGCACTAAGCTATATTAATGCAATCAAATATATTAAGGGAAGAGATGAAAAATCGGCTTATCATAACGATCAGTGA
- a CDS encoding M23 family metallopeptidase, with amino-acid sequence MKNRLIITISDVHGSKQYSVHEIIKKVIAGAILLLITIAFATYLYINFLNNRVSKLNEQTLEFQNEIVKLEKTSATYKHKNDILEKQNVQLTHLIQENSDKLLSVNEKLEEVEEMIGYGPDLNVSVQDRVENAREKVVQAIKEEVEQEHISSIQKALLLNSIPNGKPVKYTRISSKYGYRTHPVTKKQSFHPALDLKANRGTPVYAPASGVVILAKRKGAYGNLLLLDHSFGFKTAYGHLSKFAVKSGDFVSKGDLIAYVGSTGRSTGPHLHYEVRYLDKWLNPKSFIQWDLENINDISDRITQVDWKSIHKQTQDIITLSTQQ; translated from the coding sequence ATGAAAAATCGGCTTATCATAACGATCAGTGATGTGCATGGATCAAAACAGTATAGTGTCCATGAGATCATCAAAAAGGTAATAGCTGGAGCGATCCTTCTTCTGATCACTATTGCTTTTGCTACGTATCTTTATATCAATTTTCTTAACAACAGGGTCTCTAAACTCAATGAGCAAACACTCGAATTTCAAAATGAAATTGTAAAACTTGAAAAGACAAGTGCAACCTATAAACACAAAAATGATATTCTCGAAAAACAGAATGTACAACTGACACATCTGATCCAGGAAAATAGCGACAAACTCCTCTCAGTCAATGAAAAACTCGAAGAGGTTGAAGAGATGATCGGGTATGGACCGGATCTGAATGTCAGTGTTCAAGACAGAGTAGAAAATGCACGTGAAAAGGTTGTTCAGGCAATCAAAGAAGAGGTTGAACAAGAACACATATCATCAATCCAAAAGGCTCTCCTACTGAACAGTATCCCTAATGGAAAGCCTGTGAAATATACCCGTATCTCAAGTAAATACGGATACCGTACCCATCCTGTCACAAAAAAACAGTCCTTTCACCCAGCACTTGACCTGAAAGCAAATAGAGGTACCCCGGTCTATGCACCTGCCAGCGGTGTGGTTATCTTAGCGAAACGTAAAGGTGCCTATGGAAACCTCTTGCTGCTTGACCACTCTTTCGGTTTTAAAACTGCCTATGGGCATCTTAGCAAATTTGCCGTCAAGAGCGGTGATTTTGTCAGTAAAGGGGATCTTATTGCCTATGTAGGGAGTACGGGTCGAAGTACCGGCCCCCATCTACACTATGAAGTCCGATATTTGGATAAATGGCTCAATCCAAAGAGTTTTATACAATGGGATTTAGAAAATATTAACGACATAAGCGATAGAATAACTCAAGTTGACTGGAAAAGCATCCACAAGCAGACCCAGGATATCATCACACTTTCTACACAACAATAA
- a CDS encoding polymer-forming cytoskeletal protein, with the protein MALIRGKKNPKTQNKITSATIITSCMEVTGNLHGSDTVHIDGKVVGDIIVSNTLVIGKSGMVQGEVKAKNAIINGTLEGSIICETLEVMETGEVSKQIQADTMILDGTVTGYVIGLKSIEIQSNATLTVEKIESKKITVSGSVKGNLVASELLEINSTGSVEGEISVKAIKTAEGSRMVGTMSTYEEEKEEEKAQTA; encoded by the coding sequence ATGGCACTGATCAGAGGCAAAAAGAATCCAAAAACACAGAACAAGATCACTTCAGCAACCATTATCACATCATGTATGGAAGTCACGGGAAATTTACATGGCAGCGATACGGTACATATAGACGGTAAAGTGGTGGGAGATATCATTGTGAGTAACACACTTGTGATCGGGAAATCAGGAATGGTACAGGGAGAAGTGAAAGCAAAGAATGCGATCATTAACGGTACACTTGAAGGGAGTATCATCTGTGAAACACTCGAAGTCATGGAAACCGGTGAAGTCTCCAAACAAATTCAGGCAGATACCATGATACTTGACGGTACCGTTACAGGTTATGTTATTGGACTCAAATCGATAGAAATCCAGTCAAATGCTACACTGACAGTTGAGAAAATAGAAAGTAAAAAGATCACTGTTAGCGGATCAGTGAAAGGAAATCTTGTCGCATCAGAACTGCTAGAGATAAACAGTACAGGATCAGTAGAGGGTGAAATATCAGTCAAAGCTATCAAAACGGCTGAAGGCAGCAGAATGGTTGGTACCATGTCTACTTATGAAGAAGAGAAAGAAGAGGAAAAGGCACAGACAGCCTGA
- a CDS encoding tetratricopeptide repeat protein, with amino-acid sequence MTTFQLLLLIIAGGVFYLFFKQLFSGNHPKRGVDFEAKVADEQIGGISRPDKTFSAPAVQPTRMEQLLQMTDDAVEKEDFEEAKKALGSALIIDENNPEVLQKMGYVCMQTGEYEEAKEHFEKLLSLDDTDDMAHVSLANVLHKLGENEGAQKHHERAIALDPEYAPHHFNYANTLYDLGQKKEALAGYRKAYALDDTLEEAKKMIKELGSDNE; translated from the coding sequence ATGACAACATTTCAACTATTACTTCTTATTATTGCTGGAGGAGTATTTTATCTTTTTTTTAAACAACTTTTTTCAGGAAATCACCCTAAAAGAGGTGTTGATTTTGAAGCGAAAGTAGCAGATGAGCAAATAGGGGGTATCAGCCGTCCTGATAAAACATTTTCTGCACCTGCTGTGCAGCCTACACGGATGGAACAACTGTTACAAATGACAGATGATGCGGTAGAAAAAGAAGATTTTGAAGAGGCAAAAAAAGCATTGGGATCGGCATTGATCATTGACGAGAACAATCCTGAAGTGCTTCAGAAAATGGGTTATGTATGTATGCAGACAGGTGAATATGAAGAAGCCAAAGAGCATTTTGAAAAACTATTGTCCTTGGATGATACGGATGATATGGCACATGTGTCACTTGCCAATGTTCTGCATAAACTTGGAGAGAATGAGGGGGCCCAAAAACACCATGAACGTGCGATTGCATTGGATCCTGAGTATGCACCCCATCACTTTAACTATGCGAACACTTTATATGATCTGGGGCAAAAAAAAGAAGCACTTGCAGGGTATAGAAAAGCATACGCATTAGATGATACATTAGAAGAAGCAAAAAAAATGATTAAAGAATTAGGGAGTGATAATGAGTAG
- the msrB gene encoding peptide-methionine (R)-S-oxide reductase MsrB translates to MAYRITLDKEKLQKELTPLEYNVCLNHGTEAPFQNEFWDSKKEGIYSCKCCGTPLFSSETKFDSGTGWPSYFQPINEEDIEEIEDTSHGMVRVEVRCGACGCHLGHVFPDGPSPTYKRYCINSASLDFKEKE, encoded by the coding sequence ATGGCTTATAGAATAACATTAGATAAAGAGAAATTACAAAAAGAGTTAACGCCGCTAGAGTATAATGTTTGCTTAAACCACGGTACGGAAGCACCGTTTCAAAATGAATTCTGGGACTCAAAAAAGGAGGGTATCTACAGCTGTAAATGCTGTGGTACACCACTCTTTTCTTCGGAAACAAAATTTGATTCGGGTACAGGGTGGCCAAGCTACTTTCAACCCATCAATGAAGAGGATATAGAAGAGATCGAAGATACCAGCCATGGCATGGTTCGTGTAGAAGTACGTTGTGGTGCATGCGGTTGTCATTTGGGGCATGTATTCCCTGATGGTCCGTCACCTACCTATAAGCGATACTGTATCAATTCTGCATCTTTGGATTTTAAAGAAAAGGAATAA
- a CDS encoding phosphomannomutase, which produces MIITIEDKQFDTAKITQLYPAAVIKTGYEDETTQVSLEWLDIESKGKVEVVGFGIFVNLGEEEKYSFIFDTKEEMDEAAGRIAEQLKSS; this is translated from the coding sequence ATGATAATCACAATAGAAGATAAACAATTCGACACAGCAAAGATCACACAGCTCTACCCTGCAGCTGTCATCAAGACAGGATATGAAGATGAAACCACACAAGTGAGTCTTGAGTGGTTGGATATTGAGTCCAAAGGTAAGGTCGAAGTGGTGGGATTTGGTATTTTCGTCAATCTTGGAGAAGAGGAAAAATACTCTTTTATTTTTGATACAAAGGAAGAGATGGATGAAGCTGCCGGGCGTATTGCCGAACAGCTGAAATCATCATAG
- a CDS encoding GatB/YqeY domain-containing protein, which yields MSLKEQIKNDIKEAMRAKEIVKRDTLRNIQASIKQIEVDERRDVNDADVEAILMKYMKQREDAKAQFTEAGRDDLVEKEDAEMAIVKSYLPEPMDDAELESVLKEVIASVGAESMKDMGKVMGSAKAAIGSRADGGRINQMVKKLLS from the coding sequence ATGAGTTTAAAAGAACAGATAAAAAATGATATCAAAGAAGCTATGCGTGCAAAAGAGATCGTCAAAAGAGATACACTGAGAAATATTCAAGCCTCTATCAAACAGATAGAAGTAGATGAGCGCAGAGATGTAAATGATGCTGATGTTGAAGCTATCCTAATGAAATATATGAAACAAAGAGAAGATGCCAAAGCGCAATTTACAGAGGCAGGACGAGATGACCTTGTAGAGAAAGAAGATGCAGAGATGGCCATAGTCAAATCCTACCTTCCAGAGCCGATGGATGATGCAGAGTTGGAGTCTGTACTGAAAGAGGTCATTGCATCTGTGGGAGCCGAAAGTATGAAAGATATGGGTAAAGTGATGGGTAGTGCCAAAGCAGCCATAGGAAGCCGAGCAGACGGCGGACGTATCAACCAAATGGTAAAAAAGTTACTAAGTTAA
- the trpC gene encoding indole-3-glycerol phosphate synthase TrpC, with protein sequence MAQILDEIIKKTKSDLEKRKVDYPEEWLGRSLSFNPFIPKDVKSALRSTEENPYRIIAEVKKASPSKGIIREDFNPVEIAQAYEKGGADSLSILTEPHFFKGDKEYLGMVRRYVNLPLLRKDFIVDKYQVLEALAFGADYILLIAMALSRKELKELHDYARHLGLDVLVEVHNKTDLVKAIFAGADIIGINHRNLETFEMDMSLSEKLIPLIPNGKIIVAESGINDHETVVELSKIGADAFLVGEHFMRQDDITAAIKALKYGN encoded by the coding sequence ATGGCTCAGATATTAGATGAAATCATTAAAAAAACAAAATCAGATCTAGAAAAAAGAAAAGTAGACTACCCCGAAGAGTGGTTAGGACGTTCTCTCTCTTTTAACCCATTTATCCCTAAAGATGTAAAGAGTGCTTTACGTTCGACTGAGGAAAATCCTTACCGTATCATCGCCGAAGTAAAAAAAGCGAGTCCAAGTAAAGGGATCATACGTGAAGACTTTAATCCTGTGGAGATAGCGCAAGCCTATGAAAAGGGTGGGGCAGATTCCCTTTCTATACTGACCGAACCACATTTTTTTAAAGGGGATAAAGAGTATCTGGGAATGGTACGTCGTTATGTCAATCTCCCATTGCTCAGAAAAGATTTCATCGTTGACAAATACCAGGTCCTTGAAGCATTGGCATTTGGTGCAGATTATATCTTACTGATCGCTATGGCACTGAGTCGTAAAGAGCTTAAAGAGCTACATGACTATGCGCGTCATTTAGGTCTGGATGTATTGGTAGAAGTACATAATAAAACAGATCTGGTCAAAGCGATCTTCGCGGGGGCTGATATTATCGGGATAAACCATCGTAACCTTGAGACATTTGAGATGGATATGAGCTTGAGTGAAAAACTGATACCGCTGATTCCAAATGGTAAAATCATTGTGGCTGAATCGGGTATCAATGACCATGAGACAGTGGTCGAGCTTTCCAAGATAGGTGCGGATGCCTTTTTAGTGGGTGAGCATTTTATGAGACAGGATGATATTACTGCGGCTATTAAAGCGTTGAAGTATGGGAATTAA
- a CDS encoding lipopolysaccharide assembly protein LapB, protein MKISEDELIMRGLLYDEYKAYENSYQVYKKLYDDTGAEIYLFREASAALMSRNHIHESITRLKTWDKVNPNRVEVRRLLIPLYLTIRQVKNATIEAEHLLEQSKEPMDLDLASNSFLYAGKFKRALDLLSRVYETVPREAILLRMVDIMDEFTDERKKAIQLLETHRRMNIVSHDVYVKLLLLYQKEKDINGILETYKALYEQDNDQQYLTKIIDAYIYKRDLDGAITFLEADQSRNDILYELYKTKKYFSKALALIDKLYEEDKNSKWIAEKGVLIFENSKDKNDKKMIQDVIAQFEKAIALGNDDSIYLNYYGYTLIDKEVNVKKGISVIENALIQQPDNIYYLDSLAWGYYKQRQCDKAYKLMKRVVDEEGLEEAEIIEHWDAIRQCK, encoded by the coding sequence ATGAAGATTAGTGAAGATGAGCTCATCATGAGAGGACTTTTATATGATGAGTATAAAGCGTATGAAAACAGTTATCAGGTCTATAAAAAACTCTATGATGATACCGGGGCAGAGATCTATCTTTTTAGAGAAGCCAGTGCCGCACTGATGAGCAGAAACCACATACACGAGAGTATCACACGTTTAAAAACATGGGATAAGGTTAATCCGAACAGGGTCGAAGTAAGACGTCTCCTCATCCCTCTCTATCTCACGATAAGACAAGTGAAAAATGCGACCATAGAAGCAGAACATTTGCTTGAACAGTCAAAAGAACCTATGGATCTGGATCTGGCATCTAATTCATTTTTATATGCCGGAAAATTCAAAAGAGCATTGGACCTGTTAAGCAGGGTGTATGAAACGGTACCTAGAGAAGCGATACTGCTTCGGATGGTTGATATTATGGATGAGTTTACCGATGAACGTAAAAAGGCGATACAGTTACTTGAAACACACCGTCGTATGAATATCGTGAGCCATGATGTCTATGTAAAATTACTTTTGCTTTATCAAAAAGAAAAAGATATCAATGGTATTTTAGAGACCTATAAAGCATTGTATGAACAAGACAATGACCAACAATACCTGACAAAGATCATCGATGCTTATATATACAAAAGAGATCTTGACGGTGCGATTACTTTTTTGGAAGCAGATCAAAGTAGAAATGACATACTCTATGAACTCTATAAAACAAAAAAATATTTTTCTAAAGCATTGGCCCTTATAGATAAACTTTATGAAGAAGATAAAAATTCAAAGTGGATCGCAGAGAAGGGTGTACTTATTTTTGAAAACTCGAAAGATAAGAATGATAAAAAAATGATACAGGATGTGATCGCTCAGTTTGAAAAAGCAATCGCGTTAGGGAATGATGACAGTATTTATCTCAATTATTACGGCTATACACTGATAGACAAAGAGGTCAATGTCAAAAAAGGTATCAGTGTGATAGAAAATGCATTGATCCAGCAGCCTGACAATATCTATTATCTTGACTCTTTGGCATGGGGATACTATAAACAGCGTCAGTGTGATAAAGCCTATAAACTGATGAAAAGAGTGGTCGATGAAGAGGGGTTGGAAGAGGCAGAAATCATAGAACACTGGGATGCGATCAGACAGTGTAAATAA
- a CDS encoding YkgJ family cysteine cluster protein: MEFMTHEQYNFKFNPNACEACGGHCCTGESGYIWAKYAEIEKMAAFVNLSVEDFATMYLRKVKHRYSLIEKKLAEDNYACIFFDAEMKRCSIYPVRPLQCRTFPFWEQFKNDEEEVRKECPGIV, translated from the coding sequence ATGGAATTCATGACACACGAACAGTATAATTTTAAATTTAACCCCAATGCATGCGAAGCGTGTGGAGGGCACTGTTGTACGGGAGAGAGCGGTTATATCTGGGCTAAATATGCCGAGATAGAGAAGATGGCAGCGTTCGTTAACCTTAGCGTAGAAGATTTTGCTACAATGTATTTAAGAAAAGTGAAGCATCGCTACTCTTTGATAGAAAAGAAATTGGCAGAAGACAACTATGCCTGTATATTTTTTGATGCCGAAATGAAGCGTTGTTCCATATACCCTGTACGGCCTTTACAGTGCCGTACTTTCCCATTTTGGGAACAGTTTAAAAATGATGAAGAAGAGGTACGCAAAGAGTGTCCTGGTATCGTATAG